One part of the Candidatus Thermoplasmatota archaeon genome encodes these proteins:
- a CDS encoding NADH-quinone oxidoreductase encodes AIELVQAEKAVLFHEKEGATLAKPVKIQIYVARCCFCSQCVEVCPRKCLTMTNEFLLADYDKYSEKLIVK; translated from the coding sequence GCAATTGAGCTTGTACAAGCTGAGAAAGCGGTACTTTTCCATGAAAAAGAAGGCGCCACACTTGCAAAACCTGTAAAAATACAAATTTATGTAGCTCGTTGCTGTTTCTGCTCGCAGTGCGTTGAAGTATGCCCAAGAAAATGCCTCACAATGACAAACGAGTTCTTGCTTGCTGACTACGATAAATATTCTGAGAAGCTGATTGTGAAGTAA